Proteins from a genomic interval of Ramlibacter algicola:
- the ilvA gene encoding threonine ammonia-lyase, biosynthetic encodes MTKSLKPADYLKKILTAKVYDVAIESPLEPAKALSRRLHNKVLLKREDQQPVFSFKLRGAYNKMAHLSADELQRGVICASAGNHAQGVAMAAHRLGSHATIVMPVTTPHVKVDAVRALGGEVVLHGDSYSDAYTHAVELRDQAGLTFIHPFDDPEVIAGQGTIAMEILRQQQGPLHAVFVAVGGGGLISGVANYIKAVRPDVKVIGVQMADSDAMLQSVRAKKRVQLADVGLFSDGTAVKLVGEETFRVARELVDDFITVDTDAVCAAIKDVFADTRSIVEPAGALAVAAIKQYVAQHKTRGETYAAILCGANMNFDRLRFVAERAEVGEEREALFAVTIPEERGSFRRFCELVGTLPGGARNVTEFNYRISDARQAHVFVGLTTHGKGESSRIASTFTRHGFEALDLTHDELAKEHVRHMVGGHSPLAHDERLLRIVFPERPGALLRFLSHMRPSWNISLFHYRNQGADYGRILVGMQVPHADDAAFRSFLDTLGYPYVEETNNPVYRLFLRS; translated from the coding sequence ATGACGAAGTCGCTGAAGCCCGCCGATTACCTCAAGAAGATCCTGACGGCCAAGGTCTACGACGTCGCCATCGAGTCGCCGCTGGAGCCCGCCAAGGCGCTCAGCCGCCGGCTGCACAACAAGGTGCTGCTCAAGCGCGAGGACCAGCAGCCCGTCTTCAGCTTCAAATTGCGCGGCGCCTACAACAAGATGGCGCACCTGTCCGCCGACGAGCTGCAGCGCGGCGTGATCTGCGCGTCCGCGGGCAACCACGCGCAGGGCGTCGCGATGGCGGCCCACCGGCTGGGCTCGCACGCCACCATCGTGATGCCCGTCACCACGCCGCACGTGAAGGTCGACGCGGTTCGCGCGCTCGGCGGCGAGGTCGTCCTGCATGGCGACAGCTACTCGGACGCGTACACGCACGCCGTCGAACTGCGCGACCAGGCCGGACTGACGTTCATCCATCCATTCGACGACCCCGAAGTGATTGCAGGCCAGGGGACCATCGCGATGGAGATCCTGCGGCAGCAGCAAGGGCCGCTGCATGCGGTGTTCGTCGCCGTCGGCGGCGGCGGCCTGATCTCGGGCGTGGCCAACTACATCAAGGCCGTGCGGCCCGACGTGAAGGTGATCGGCGTGCAGATGGCCGATTCCGACGCGATGCTGCAATCGGTGCGGGCGAAGAAGCGCGTGCAGCTGGCCGACGTCGGCCTGTTCTCGGACGGCACGGCGGTCAAGCTGGTCGGCGAGGAGACGTTCCGCGTCGCACGCGAGCTCGTCGACGACTTCATCACCGTGGACACCGACGCCGTGTGCGCGGCCATCAAGGACGTCTTCGCCGACACGCGCAGCATCGTCGAACCCGCGGGCGCGCTCGCCGTGGCGGCGATCAAGCAGTACGTCGCACAGCACAAGACACGTGGCGAGACCTACGCCGCCATCCTGTGCGGCGCGAACATGAACTTCGACCGCCTGCGCTTCGTCGCGGAACGGGCCGAGGTCGGCGAGGAACGCGAGGCGCTGTTCGCCGTCACCATCCCCGAGGAGCGCGGCAGCTTCCGTCGCTTCTGCGAACTGGTGGGCACCCTGCCCGGCGGGGCGCGCAACGTCACCGAATTCAACTACCGCATCAGCGACGCCAGGCAGGCGCACGTGTTCGTCGGCCTGACGACGCACGGCAAGGGCGAGTCGTCACGCATCGCATCGACGTTCACCCGCCACGGCTTCGAGGCCCTGGACCTCACGCACGACGAACTGGCCAAGGAACACGTACGGCACATGGTCGGCGGCCACTCGCCACTGGCGCACGACGAGCGCCTGCTGCGCATCGTGTTTCCCGAGCGGCCGGGCGCGTTGCTGCGCTTCCTCTCGCACATGCGGCCCAGCTGGAACATCTCGCTGTTCCACTACCGCAACCAGGGCGCGGACTATGGGCGCATCCTGGTGGGCATGCAGGTGCCGCACGCCGACGACGCGGCATTCCGGTCGTTCCTGGACACCCTCGGCTATCCGTACGTGGAAGAGACGAACAACCCCGTGTACCGGTTGTTCCTGCGCAGCTGA
- a CDS encoding OsmC family protein gives MECTVSWTGAAGTRSAMGFVAETGSGHVLTMDGAVDEARPENGGRNQAPRPMETVLAGTGGCTAYDVVLILKRGRHAVTGCTVKLEADRAGEDPKVFTKIHMHFTVTGKGVPAPAVERAVAMSHEKYCSATAMLARTAEITTSFEVREA, from the coding sequence ATGGAATGCACCGTCAGCTGGACCGGCGCCGCCGGGACCCGCTCCGCCATGGGATTCGTGGCCGAAACGGGAAGTGGGCATGTGCTCACAATGGACGGCGCGGTGGACGAGGCGCGCCCCGAGAACGGCGGGCGCAACCAGGCGCCGCGGCCCATGGAAACGGTTCTCGCCGGCACCGGCGGCTGCACCGCCTACGACGTCGTGCTGATCCTCAAGCGCGGACGACACGCGGTCACCGGTTGCACCGTCAAGCTGGAAGCCGACCGGGCCGGCGAGGACCCGAAGGTCTTCACGAAGATCCACATGCACTTCACCGTGACCGGGAAGGGCGTTCCCGCGCCGGCGGTGGAGCGGGCCGTGGCGATGAGCCATGAAAAGTACTGCTCGGCCACGGCGATGCTGGCGCGCACGGCCGAGATCACGACCAGTTTCGAGGTGCGCGAAGCCTGA
- the coq7 gene encoding 2-polyprenyl-3-methyl-6-methoxy-1,4-benzoquinone monooxygenase, which translates to MDRLLGAADSALRTLFAPARATRPAPAASGPEKVLTPVERRESAALMRVNHVGEICAQALYTAQAAATRDEALRRHFEHAAREETDHLAWTRVRLDDLQSRPSLLNPVWYAGAFALGLVAGRLGDRVSLGFVVETERQVEAHLDGHLERLPAADGTSRAIVIQMKADEASHAAAALARGGAELPGVVKSLMRAAAKVMTTTAHYV; encoded by the coding sequence ATGGACCGTCTTCTCGGCGCCGCCGACAGCGCGCTTCGCACCCTTTTCGCACCGGCCCGCGCCACCCGCCCGGCGCCCGCGGCATCCGGGCCAGAGAAAGTGCTCACTCCCGTGGAGCGCCGCGAATCGGCTGCCCTGATGCGCGTCAACCATGTGGGCGAAATCTGCGCGCAGGCGCTATACACGGCGCAGGCCGCCGCGACCCGTGACGAAGCGCTGCGCCGCCACTTCGAACACGCCGCTCGCGAGGAGACGGATCACCTGGCCTGGACACGGGTTCGGCTCGACGACCTGCAGTCGCGCCCTTCGCTGCTCAATCCCGTCTGGTACGCGGGCGCGTTCGCGCTCGGGCTGGTGGCCGGACGGCTCGGAGACCGGGTCAGCCTGGGGTTCGTCGTCGAGACGGAACGCCAGGTGGAAGCCCACCTGGATGGGCACCTCGAGCGGCTGCCCGCAGCGGACGGCACGTCGCGCGCGATCGTCATCCAGATGAAGGCGGACGAGGCGTCGCACGCAGCTGCCGCGTTGGCTCGCGGAGGCGCTGAGTTGCCCGGCGTGGTGAAGTCGCTGATGCGCGCCGCCGCCAAGGTGATGACGACGACCGCGCACTACGTCTGA